In the Muricauda sp. MAR_2010_75 genome, one interval contains:
- a CDS encoding cation diffusion facilitator family transporter, producing the protein MGHHHHHNHGHSHAHNDLKGRNLLISILLNIAITVSQVIGGLISGSLALLSDALHNFSDVLSLIISYVATIFGKKKASSLKTFGYKRAEIMAAFVNAATLVVVAIFLMKEAVERLYDPQVIESNLVIWLSLLGILANGFSVLLLKKDSESNMNMKSAYLHLLTDMMASVAVLIGGILMKFFQVYWVDAILTMLIGIYLIYMGYDLLKESTKVLMLFTPKSIVIQDIVESICTIELVKNVHHVHIWQLNEDEVHMEAHIDFKEDIKLSEFDTILEKIEEHVYHKHGINHVNIQPEFDKCDSKQVIVQD; encoded by the coding sequence ATGGGTCATCACCATCACCACAATCATGGCCATTCGCATGCGCACAATGATTTAAAGGGAAGGAATCTTCTTATTTCTATCCTTTTGAACATTGCCATAACCGTATCGCAGGTCATAGGTGGACTTATTTCAGGGAGTTTGGCCCTTTTGTCGGACGCGCTCCATAATTTTAGTGATGTACTTTCGCTGATCATTAGCTATGTAGCCACCATTTTTGGGAAGAAAAAAGCATCCAGTCTTAAAACTTTTGGGTACAAGCGGGCAGAAATCATGGCAGCTTTTGTAAATGCCGCGACCTTGGTGGTGGTGGCTATTTTTTTGATGAAAGAAGCTGTGGAACGTCTCTATGATCCCCAAGTGATTGAATCCAATTTGGTGATTTGGCTTTCTTTATTGGGAATTTTGGCCAATGGGTTCAGTGTGCTTTTGTTGAAAAAAGATTCAGAGAGCAACATGAACATGAAATCGGCCTACCTGCATCTGTTAACGGATATGATGGCATCTGTGGCGGTCTTGATTGGGGGTATTTTGATGAAGTTTTTTCAAGTGTATTGGGTAGACGCCATATTGACCATGTTGATTGGCATTTATTTAATCTACATGGGGTATGATTTATTGAAAGAATCCACAAAAGTGTTAATGCTCTTCACGCCAAAATCCATAGTTATACAAGATATTGTAGAATCTATTTGTACCATAGAGCTCGTTAAGAACGTACACCATGTTCATATTTGGCAACTTAATGAAGATGAGGTTCACATGGAGGCCCATATCGACTTTAAAGAGGACATTAAACTATCTGAGTTTGATACCATTTTGGAGAAAATAGAAGAACACGTTTACCACAAACACGGCATTAATCATGTTAACATTCAACCCGAGTTTGACAAATGTGATTCCAAACAGGTAATAGTTCAGGATTGA
- a CDS encoding type IX secretion system membrane protein PorP/SprF — protein MFKKAYILILLVLLAVGVKGQELTLPQHSQYNADNPFLISPTYAGIGDHIKVRLNGLTQWVGIEDAPDTQTLAADARIGNRSGLGMFLYNDSNGFTKQRGARVSFAHHLTIDRYVDQFLSFGISYNFNQFRIDTENFTESNGELPVDDKATTNHNFDVGILYRKNSFYFSLNAANILPKNLESFNPIFEPNTLRNYYIYTGYSIKKNKNSKFELEPSVFFQWFESDNRSVTDLNAKFRFYDFEDYYYVGLTYRFLNDPSQPLTPLYLSPMAGIKKNNLYFGYSYQILTNEISGYNIGTHVVTIGMDLFQGISNCRCMY, from the coding sequence ATGTTTAAAAAAGCATACATCTTAATCCTTTTGGTCTTGTTGGCCGTGGGAGTCAAGGGTCAGGAGTTGACCCTGCCACAACACTCCCAATATAATGCTGACAACCCGTTCCTAATATCCCCAACATATGCTGGAATTGGTGACCATATTAAGGTACGCTTAAATGGACTCACACAATGGGTAGGTATTGAAGATGCACCAGATACCCAAACCTTGGCAGCCGATGCCAGGATTGGAAACCGCTCAGGTTTGGGTATGTTTCTATACAATGACAGTAATGGATTTACCAAGCAAAGAGGTGCCCGTGTTTCCTTTGCGCACCATTTGACCATAGATCGTTATGTTGATCAATTCTTATCCTTTGGTATTTCCTATAATTTTAATCAATTCCGTATTGATACTGAAAATTTTACGGAAAGCAACGGTGAACTTCCAGTAGATGATAAGGCCACTACCAACCATAATTTTGATGTGGGCATATTGTACCGCAAGAATAGTTTCTATTTTAGTCTTAACGCGGCCAATATTTTACCTAAAAACCTAGAGAGTTTTAACCCTATCTTTGAACCCAACACCCTAAGAAACTACTATATCTATACGGGTTATTCCATTAAGAAAAACAAGAACAGCAAATTTGAGTTGGAGCCATCCGTTTTTTTTCAATGGTTCGAAAGTGACAATCGTTCTGTTACCGACTTGAATGCCAAATTCCGTTTTTACGATTTCGAGGATTACTATTACGTTGGTTTAACGTATCGTTTCTTGAATGATCCCAGTCAACCGTTGACCCCTCTTTATCTGTCTCCCATGGCGGGTATAAAGAAAAACAATCTATACTTTGGATATTCCTACCAAATATTGACCAATGAAATATCAGGGTATAATATTGGTACACATGTGGTCACTATTGGAATGGATCTCTTCCAAGGAATAAGCAACTGTAGATGTATGTATTGA
- a CDS encoding GNAT family N-acetyltransferase encodes MEAVIKTFDELSTEELYQILRLRSEVFVVEQNCVYQDIDNKDQKALHVLGLKNGGLVAYTRMFRPGDYFENGSIGRVVVANNQRKYGYGKQIMQVSLAALAQRFPKTSIEISAQKYLLKFYTEMGFIAFGEEYLEDGIPHVRMLYK; translated from the coding sequence ATGGAGGCTGTTATAAAAACATTCGATGAACTTTCCACGGAAGAATTATACCAAATACTCCGGTTGCGCAGCGAGGTCTTTGTGGTGGAACAAAATTGCGTGTACCAGGATATAGACAATAAGGACCAAAAAGCCCTTCATGTTTTGGGACTGAAAAATGGAGGACTTGTCGCGTACACCCGAATGTTCAGACCGGGGGATTATTTTGAAAATGGTAGCATTGGAAGGGTAGTGGTTGCCAACAATCAGCGAAAATATGGGTATGGTAAACAGATTATGCAAGTTTCCCTTGCTGCATTGGCACAACGATTTCCTAAAACCTCCATTGAAATTTCCGCACAGAAATATCTCCTAAAATTCTATACAGAAATGGGATTTATCGCCTTTGGTGAGGAATATTTGGAGGATGGCATTCCCCATGTTCGGATGTTGTATAAATAA
- the dcm gene encoding DNA (cytosine-5-)-methyltransferase — translation MQQLKVCELFAGVGGFRLGLEKTGHYSVVWSNQWEPATKMQHASLVYEARFGSKNHSNTNIENVKTDDIPDHDVLVGGFPCQDYSVATSLKNSKGLLGKKGVLWWSIHRILSEKKNKPKYLFLENVDRLLKSPSTQRGRDFAVMLRSLSDLGYAVEWRVINAAEYGMPQRRRRVFFMAYHESTELFKSLKNSSPTDWILHDGVISNAFPVEKKAHTVVSFDLDEDLVALSNHFNTEKELSPFLNSGICIDGSISTLKTTPSYDGNPTVLSDILENGSADPNLYINDSDLAKWEYLKGAKKEIRRTKAGFEYKYSEGSMVFPDALDQPSRTIITGEGGKSPSRFKHVVQTKKGLRRLSPVELERLNMFPDNHTLLEGIPDAKRAFFMGNALVVGVVEQIGSALFQKISQVEKQFQS, via the coding sequence ATGCAACAACTTAAGGTCTGTGAACTTTTTGCCGGTGTAGGTGGTTTTCGATTGGGTTTGGAAAAAACAGGACACTACTCCGTAGTGTGGAGCAACCAGTGGGAGCCCGCTACCAAAATGCAACATGCCTCATTGGTGTACGAAGCCCGTTTTGGTTCAAAAAACCATTCCAACACCAACATTGAGAATGTAAAAACAGACGACATTCCAGACCATGATGTTTTGGTGGGCGGTTTTCCCTGTCAGGATTATTCCGTGGCCACTTCCTTAAAAAATTCCAAGGGACTTTTAGGTAAAAAAGGCGTGCTCTGGTGGTCCATTCACCGGATTCTTTCGGAAAAGAAAAACAAACCCAAATACCTGTTTTTGGAAAATGTGGACCGGTTATTAAAATCGCCTTCTACCCAACGTGGGCGGGATTTTGCTGTTATGCTCCGTAGTTTGTCTGATTTGGGTTATGCTGTGGAATGGCGTGTAATCAATGCGGCCGAGTATGGAATGCCTCAGCGCCGAAGGCGCGTTTTTTTCATGGCGTATCATGAGTCTACCGAACTTTTTAAGTCCCTTAAAAATTCCAGCCCTACCGATTGGATTTTACATGATGGGGTAATTTCCAACGCTTTTCCTGTTGAAAAGAAGGCTCATACTGTAGTTTCTTTTGATTTGGATGAGGACTTGGTGGCACTTTCCAATCATTTTAATACCGAAAAAGAACTTTCTCCGTTTTTAAACTCTGGAATTTGCATAGATGGGTCGATTTCCACCCTAAAAACAACTCCATCGTATGACGGAAATCCTACCGTTCTTTCCGATATTTTAGAAAACGGTTCGGCTGATCCAAATCTATACATTAATGACAGCGACCTTGCAAAATGGGAATATTTAAAGGGCGCCAAAAAAGAAATCCGCAGAACCAAAGCTGGTTTTGAATATAAGTATAGTGAGGGCAGTATGGTATTTCCGGATGCGCTTGATCAACCTTCCAGAACCATTATAACCGGAGAAGGAGGTAAATCCCCTTCTCGGTTTAAGCACGTGGTCCAAACAAAAAAGGGACTGCGAAGACTTTCTCCTGTTGAATTGGAACGGTTGAACATGTTTCCGGACAATCACACGTTGCTAGAAGGAATCCCGGATGCCAAACGGGCATTTTTTATGGGAAATGCCTTGGTTGTGGGTGTTGTGGAACAGATTGGTTCTGCCCTGTTCCAAAAAATATCCCAAGTTGAAAAGCAATTTCAAAGCTGA
- a CDS encoding RpiB/LacA/LacB family sugar-phosphate isomerase, translating into MKIAIGNDHAGTDYKLAIIGLLKSKGIEVINYGTDGTDSVDYPDFVHPVAKDVEEGKVDLGIVICGSGNGATMTINKHQKVRGALCWNKEITELAREHNNANILSLPARFIALPQALDMVETFLNTEFQGGRHERRIEKIPCS; encoded by the coding sequence ATGAAGATTGCCATAGGAAACGATCATGCTGGAACCGATTACAAGTTGGCCATAATAGGGCTTTTAAAATCAAAAGGAATAGAAGTTATAAATTATGGTACCGATGGTACCGATAGTGTGGATTACCCCGACTTTGTTCATCCTGTGGCCAAAGATGTGGAAGAGGGCAAAGTGGACTTGGGCATCGTTATCTGCGGAAGTGGAAATGGCGCCACCATGACCATCAACAAACACCAAAAAGTACGTGGTGCCCTTTGCTGGAACAAAGAAATTACAGAATTGGCCCGAGAACATAACAATGCCAACATCTTAAGTCTCCCAGCCCGCTTTATTGCGCTTCCCCAAGCGTTGGATATGGTAGAAACTTTTTTGAATACCGAATTTCAAGGAGGTAGGCACGAAAGAAGAATAGAAAAAATACCCTGCAGTTAA
- the folB gene encoding dihydroneopterin aldolase → MGKIRVNNIRIHSNHGCLKEEMLIGSDYRVDLEISADLSLPAASDKLSETVDYVHLNNIVKEEMAIRSNLLEHVAKRIIDRIFFEIQEVSKVGVEVSKINPPIGGDVESVTVVLEGERPK, encoded by the coding sequence GTGGGAAAGATTAGGGTAAACAACATTAGGATACATTCCAATCACGGGTGTTTAAAGGAAGAAATGCTCATAGGAAGCGATTATAGGGTGGACTTGGAAATTTCTGCCGATCTTTCCTTACCTGCAGCATCCGATAAGCTTAGCGAAACCGTAGATTACGTTCATTTGAACAATATTGTAAAAGAGGAAATGGCCATACGCTCCAATCTTTTGGAACATGTTGCCAAACGCATCATTGACCGTATTTTTTTTGAAATACAAGAAGTTTCAAAAGTTGGGGTAGAAGTTTCAAAAATTAATCCGCCCATTGGTGGGGATGTGGAAAGCGTGACCGTTGTTTTGGAAGGTGAAAGGCCCAAATAA
- a CDS encoding GDYXXLXY domain-containing protein, with amino-acid sequence MKTYSGYVILLNLILFLGLFNYSIVQKEKIMAEGHLILLELAPVDPRSLMQGDYMRLNYEISDEVVGNEIPKRGYCVVTLDSDGVAQRRRYQKKNAPKNENEYLIEYTIGEWNRIQIGAESYFFQEGEDEKYADAKYGGVRVDEKGNSVLVGLYDSNRNKIE; translated from the coding sequence ATGAAAACCTATAGTGGCTACGTTATTTTACTCAATCTAATTCTCTTTTTGGGCCTGTTCAACTATTCCATTGTTCAAAAAGAGAAAATTATGGCTGAAGGGCATTTGATTCTCCTTGAGCTGGCTCCTGTGGATCCCCGATCTTTAATGCAGGGGGATTATATGCGACTGAACTATGAGATTTCAGATGAAGTTGTAGGGAATGAAATCCCCAAACGCGGCTATTGTGTGGTTACTTTGGATTCGGATGGAGTTGCGCAACGAAGACGCTATCAAAAAAAGAATGCTCCGAAAAACGAAAATGAATATCTCATTGAATATACCATTGGCGAATGGAACAGGATTCAAATTGGTGCGGAATCCTATTTCTTTCAGGAGGGTGAAGACGAAAAGTATGCAGATGCCAAATATGGGGGTGTTAGGGTAGATGAAAAAGGGAACAGTGTTTTGGTGGGTCTGTATGATTCCAATCGAAACAAAATAGAATAA
- a CDS encoding LysE family translocator — protein MIDDIQAAIPLGFLLSFMIGPVFFVLLETSATKGFRAGVSLDIGVIIADIVFLLIAYFSSFQLLENLSNQPGLFVFGGMILLIYGIVLFVKKDGRKARLKAKKGNYLALMFKGFLLNFINIGVLAFWLGLLIVVGPSLDNNPNRMMVFFSTVLIVYFSTDLIKILLAKQLKRYLTKERIILIKKGLGIVLIICGIVLITKGFLPKDEFNIQKEIERIEHINQ, from the coding sequence ATGATTGATGATATCCAGGCAGCCATACCATTAGGATTTTTACTGAGTTTTATGATCGGGCCTGTCTTTTTTGTACTCTTGGAAACAAGTGCAACAAAAGGATTCAGGGCAGGGGTAAGTTTGGATATAGGGGTGATCATTGCTGATATTGTGTTTCTGCTCATCGCCTATTTCAGTAGTTTCCAATTATTGGAAAACCTGAGCAATCAACCCGGTCTTTTTGTTTTTGGGGGAATGATTCTATTGATCTATGGCATTGTGCTCTTTGTGAAAAAGGATGGAAGAAAAGCAAGGCTAAAAGCCAAGAAGGGCAATTATCTTGCACTTATGTTTAAAGGTTTTTTGTTGAACTTTATCAATATTGGTGTACTGGCTTTTTGGTTGGGCCTTCTTATTGTGGTGGGACCCAGTTTGGATAACAATCCCAACCGGATGATGGTCTTTTTCTCTACAGTACTGATTGTTTATTTTTCTACGGATTTAATTAAGATTCTGCTTGCTAAGCAGTTAAAAAGATATTTGACCAAAGAACGGATTATTCTTATTAAAAAGGGGCTTGGAATTGTTCTGATCATCTGTGGAATTGTCTTGATCACTAAAGGATTTCTACCCAAGGATGAGTTCAACATCCAAAAAGAAATCGAACGGATAGAACACATCAATCAATAA
- the rnr gene encoding ribonuclease R: MSKKKKRNRSQRKNEITKGIFTVLEKEPSQSFNYKQIAAQLGITDTQDRNDLIKRLGQLKANDRIVEEERGKYKKKPSLHTYFTGKVDMTTSGNAYVVVEDKDDDIFVPFNRMNKAFHGDMVEVFLKPKRNGKRPEGEVSKVLERRKSSYVGIVDKQKTFAFVRPTDQKMYTDIFIPLEKLKKANDGDKVLVQLGDWPDDRDSPYGEVIEVLGKPGEHDTEIHSILAEYGLPYEFPLEVEQFAQTLDTSIKESEIAKRRDMRDVLTFTIDPKDAKDFDDALSFQQLENGNYEIGIHIADVSHYVMPDTILEDEAFDRATSVYLVDRVVPMLPEVLSNNACSLRPNEEKYTFSAIFEMDDKAKLVNQWFGRTAINSNERFAYEEAQHIIETKQANIPKDISIRGNAYTVSNEVKDAILKFDELAKIMRKARMDAGAISFDKIEVRFNLNEKNEPESVYFKESKDANKLIEEFMLLANRKVAEFIGRKKKTFVYRVHDEPDEEKLLALNGVISRFGHSINLRDRKSINSSLNQLLEDVKGKKEQNLVDTLAIRSMSKAIYTTDNIGHYGLGFEYYTHFTSPIRRYPDVMVHRLLQHYLDGGKPPKEAIYEEKCKHSSDMELLAANAERDSVKYMQIKFMEDHKDQEFLGVISGVTEWGIYVEIIENKCEGMVRIRDIKDDYYVFDERQYAIVGERRKKVYQLGDEVYVMVKDSDLIKRHLDFSLIGKKE, encoded by the coding sequence ATGTCAAAGAAAAAGAAGAGGAACAGGAGTCAGCGGAAGAATGAGATTACCAAGGGCATTTTTACAGTTCTTGAAAAAGAACCGTCACAAAGCTTTAACTACAAGCAAATAGCCGCACAATTAGGCATTACCGATACCCAAGATAGAAACGATTTGATCAAACGTCTGGGACAGTTGAAGGCCAACGATAGAATTGTGGAAGAGGAACGGGGAAAGTATAAGAAGAAACCGAGCCTACATACCTATTTTACCGGAAAAGTGGATATGACCACCAGTGGCAATGCTTATGTAGTGGTGGAAGACAAGGATGATGATATTTTTGTTCCTTTCAACCGAATGAACAAAGCGTTCCACGGAGACATGGTAGAGGTTTTTTTAAAGCCCAAACGAAATGGAAAACGACCGGAAGGTGAAGTTTCAAAGGTTTTAGAGCGACGAAAATCCTCTTATGTGGGCATTGTGGACAAACAAAAGACTTTTGCTTTTGTTCGGCCTACGGACCAAAAAATGTATACAGATATTTTCATCCCCCTTGAAAAGCTGAAAAAGGCAAATGATGGAGATAAGGTATTGGTACAACTTGGCGATTGGCCAGATGATAGAGATTCGCCTTATGGTGAAGTGATCGAGGTACTGGGAAAACCAGGCGAACATGATACCGAAATACATTCTATTTTGGCAGAGTACGGTCTTCCGTATGAGTTTCCCCTTGAAGTGGAACAATTTGCCCAAACCTTGGATACTTCGATCAAAGAATCGGAGATTGCCAAGAGAAGGGATATGCGGGATGTCCTCACTTTTACCATAGATCCCAAAGACGCCAAAGATTTTGATGATGCCCTATCCTTTCAACAATTGGAGAATGGGAATTATGAAATTGGGATTCATATTGCGGATGTTTCCCATTATGTAATGCCAGATACCATTTTGGAAGATGAGGCCTTTGATCGGGCCACATCGGTGTATTTGGTGGACCGGGTGGTGCCCATGCTTCCCGAAGTATTGTCCAATAATGCCTGTTCCCTTCGACCCAATGAGGAGAAATATACCTTTTCTGCCATTTTTGAAATGGATGACAAGGCCAAATTGGTCAATCAATGGTTTGGTAGGACCGCGATTAATTCCAATGAGCGTTTTGCCTATGAAGAGGCGCAACATATTATTGAAACAAAACAGGCCAACATTCCAAAAGATATTTCAATACGAGGGAATGCCTATACAGTTTCCAATGAGGTTAAAGATGCCATCCTTAAGTTTGATGAATTGGCCAAGATTATGCGAAAGGCACGCATGGATGCTGGAGCCATTTCTTTTGATAAGATCGAAGTACGTTTCAACCTCAATGAAAAGAATGAACCGGAAAGCGTGTACTTCAAAGAATCAAAGGATGCCAATAAACTGATTGAGGAATTTATGCTGCTGGCCAACCGAAAAGTGGCGGAATTTATCGGGAGGAAGAAAAAAACCTTTGTCTATCGGGTACATGATGAGCCGGATGAAGAGAAATTACTGGCCTTGAACGGCGTTATTTCTCGTTTTGGACATAGTATTAATCTAAGGGATAGAAAGAGTATCAACAGCTCCCTAAACCAGTTGTTGGAGGATGTAAAAGGTAAGAAGGAACAGAATTTAGTGGATACTTTGGCCATACGTAGTATGAGCAAGGCCATATATACTACGGATAATATTGGTCATTATGGTTTGGGATTTGAGTACTACACCCATTTTACCTCGCCCATCCGTAGATATCCGGATGTCATGGTCCATAGGTTACTGCAGCATTATTTGGATGGCGGTAAACCACCCAAAGAGGCCATTTATGAAGAAAAATGTAAACATTCCTCAGACATGGAACTGTTGGCAGCCAATGCAGAACGGGATTCGGTCAAGTACATGCAGATCAAGTTTATGGAAGACCATAAGGACCAAGAGTTTTTGGGCGTGATTTCTGGAGTGACCGAATGGGGCATTTATGTGGAAATCATTGAAAATAAATGTGAGGGAATGGTCAGGATTCGGGATATTAAAGATGATTACTACGTATTTGATGAACGCCAATATGCCATTGTTGGTGAACGGAGAAAAAAAGTATATCAATTGGGAGATGAAGTATATGTAATGGTAAAAGATTCCGATTTGATCAAAAGACATTTGGACTTTTCGTTGATTGGTAAGAAGGAATGA
- a CDS encoding head GIN domain-containing protein, with product MKTYATVLLGFFLQLVTAQGELTQNLESYTEVKAFDGLSINLIKSNENKAVITGANTEKVAIVNNDGVLKIRMQIDKMFSGYRTYVDLYHTETLKVIDVNEDARISSDETYVQDVLELKAQEGAKMEINCQVDQLLIKSVSGGEIMAAGFSNNQDVIINTGGAYNGRTFKTKFTTISVNAGGNAEIYATDYVKANVKAGGEVLVYGDPKKMDESTVFGGKIKRVE from the coding sequence ATGAAAACCTACGCAACGGTATTGTTGGGCTTTTTTTTACAGTTGGTCACGGCCCAAGGGGAATTAACACAAAACCTTGAAAGTTATACAGAGGTAAAGGCTTTTGATGGTTTGTCCATAAATTTGATAAAGTCGAATGAAAATAAGGCGGTCATTACTGGAGCAAATACTGAAAAAGTGGCCATTGTAAATAACGATGGTGTGCTAAAAATAAGAATGCAGATTGACAAGATGTTCAGTGGGTACAGAACGTATGTTGATTTGTACCACACCGAAACCCTGAAGGTAATTGATGTAAATGAGGATGCGCGTATTTCATCGGATGAAACCTATGTACAGGATGTATTGGAACTGAAAGCACAGGAAGGTGCTAAAATGGAAATCAACTGTCAAGTAGATCAACTCTTGATCAAATCAGTTTCAGGAGGAGAAATTATGGCCGCCGGATTTTCCAATAATCAGGATGTTATCATTAACACAGGGGGCGCTTACAATGGAAGAACATTTAAAACAAAATTTACGACCATCTCCGTCAATGCAGGGGGCAATGCTGAAATTTACGCAACCGATTATGTAAAAGCCAACGTAAAGGCGGGAGGTGAGGTACTGGTCTATGGCGACCCAAAGAAAATGGATGAAAGTACCGTGTTCGGTGGAAAAATTAAAAGAGTGGAATAA
- a CDS encoding DUF2157 domain-containing protein, which produces MPKIDRQDIQILCNHSNWSETGVQSTLEENIYNDVPSWQRFLQLLLLALGVSFTAAGIVFFFAYNWADLHKYVKLGLIEFLVVLLILVALFAKTKPLIRKMLLLAASILVGVLYAVFGQVYQTGADAYDFFLGWTLFITVWVLFSNFAPLWTLFVALLNTVLFLYAEQAAYEWSEMFVYTLLFSMNGLLLLAFLGLPKIFKLKSFPSWFVQLIALATVAYSTIGVSSGIFNEPEPSFKALLGVAVLFYGIGIWYGLKTKSLFYLSIIPFSVIIILSAAMINFSEEASMLFAIGIFIVTSITLLIKILLNYQKKWEK; this is translated from the coding sequence ATGCCAAAAATTGATCGCCAAGACATACAGATACTCTGCAACCACAGTAATTGGTCTGAAACTGGGGTGCAGAGCACTTTGGAAGAAAACATTTATAATGATGTTCCTTCCTGGCAAAGATTCCTACAGCTCCTGCTATTGGCTTTGGGTGTTTCTTTTACCGCAGCCGGAATTGTATTTTTCTTCGCCTATAATTGGGCCGACCTTCACAAGTATGTAAAACTTGGACTGATTGAGTTCCTTGTTGTTTTGCTGATTTTGGTAGCTCTCTTCGCAAAGACAAAACCCCTTATTAGAAAAATGTTGCTTTTGGCGGCATCCATTCTGGTCGGGGTCCTGTATGCCGTTTTTGGGCAAGTGTATCAAACTGGGGCAGATGCGTATGATTTTTTTCTAGGTTGGACCTTATTTATCACCGTTTGGGTCCTATTTTCCAACTTTGCGCCACTTTGGACACTTTTTGTTGCTTTACTGAACACCGTACTTTTCCTTTATGCCGAACAAGCGGCCTATGAATGGTCCGAAATGTTCGTGTATACTCTCCTTTTTTCCATGAACGGGCTTTTGCTTTTGGCTTTTCTAGGCTTGCCAAAAATTTTTAAACTAAAGTCCTTTCCCTCATGGTTTGTGCAACTCATCGCTTTGGCTACAGTGGCATATTCCACAATTGGTGTTTCCTCAGGAATATTTAACGAGCCGGAACCCTCATTTAAGGCTCTGCTTGGAGTTGCAGTACTGTTTTACGGTATTGGGATTTGGTACGGTTTAAAAACGAAAAGCCTGTTTTATCTATCCATTATTCCTTTTAGTGTCATCATTATACTTAGCGCCGCAATGATAAATTTTTCAGAGGAAGCCAGTATGCTCTTTGCCATTGGAATTTTTATTGTGACAAGCATTACCCTGTTGATTAAAATCTTATTGAACTATCAAAAGAAATGGGAAAAATAG
- a CDS encoding DUF4401 domain-containing protein, producing the protein MGKIEDIQRHIKSIKVLEGDSFKYDESAILKEYERRDEGKSSFIIKALSIFGGILASIAFLGFLLLLEIYKSEAAMLMVGIGLVSVSIMLVKQYDKLIIDTFGVSLYILGMILFIIGLFAFDINEDVITLLVMAMAFFTLLLVKNPILSFFSVLIASSAILTLIISNDMHSLIHLYINLHALALTYVFLNESSILTSDLKLVKRYDSLRIGLVFSLLFGLVATAKHGFFDMSQSYFWMSSLVIIFILLYVVYLLLKTFKVTSPQTKLWVYLFSALTLLPTLFAPAISGALLIVMLSFRVNYKTGLSIGIIALVCFVILYYFDLNFTLLTKSIILFSSGLVFLFFYVFLTKKLKSNENL; encoded by the coding sequence ATGGGAAAAATAGAGGACATACAGCGGCATATAAAAAGCATCAAAGTGCTTGAAGGCGACTCTTTTAAGTATGATGAATCTGCCATTCTAAAAGAATATGAAAGAAGGGATGAGGGAAAATCCAGTTTTATTATAAAAGCGCTCTCCATTTTTGGAGGCATCTTGGCTTCCATTGCTTTTTTGGGCTTTCTATTGTTATTGGAGATATATAAATCAGAAGCTGCAATGCTGATGGTAGGTATTGGTCTTGTTAGTGTATCGATTATGCTTGTCAAACAATATGACAAACTCATTATTGACACCTTTGGCGTCTCTCTCTATATTCTCGGTATGATTCTTTTTATTATTGGGCTGTTCGCCTTTGACATTAATGAGGATGTTATCACACTTTTGGTGATGGCCATGGCGTTTTTCACGTTGTTACTGGTCAAAAATCCCATTTTATCCTTCTTTTCGGTTTTAATTGCAAGCTCAGCAATTTTAACCTTGATCATTTCCAATGATATGCACAGCCTAATCCATCTGTACATCAACCTACATGCTTTGGCCCTCACCTATGTCTTCTTGAACGAATCAAGCATTCTTACCTCAGATCTAAAATTGGTGAAACGGTACGACTCCCTGCGTATTGGGCTGGTGTTTTCTTTGTTGTTTGGGCTTGTAGCCACCGCCAAACATGGGTTCTTTGACATGTCCCAATCCTATTTTTGGATGTCTTCCTTGGTCATAATCTTCATTTTGCTGTATGTGGTCTATCTGCTTCTAAAAACATTTAAGGTTACATCCCCACAAACAAAACTGTGGGTATATCTTTTTAGTGCACTTACCCTATTGCCTACATTGTTTGCGCCTGCTATTTCGGGTGCGCTGCTCATTGTAATGTTAAGCTTCAGGGTCAACTATAAAACAGGCTTGTCCATTGGAATCATTGCGTTGGTGTGTTTTGTGATTCTATACTATTTTGACCTCAATTTCACCTTGCTGACCAAATCCATCATTCTATTTTCTTCGGGATTGGTGTTTCTTTTTTTCTATGTCTTCCTAACCAAAAAACTGAAATCCAATGAAAACCTATAG